The proteins below are encoded in one region of bacterium:
- the glyA gene encoding serine hydroxymethyltransferase, producing the protein MISQKHLQDSDPEVYASIDRERVRQNTGLELIASENFVSTAVLEAMGNVMTNKYAEGLPGHRYYGGCEFVDEAERMAIDRVCRLFGATWANVQPHSGAQANMALYYTLLKPGDTFMGMDLAHGGHLTHGSPVNFSGRTYHVVSYGVKKETGRIDFDALAKTAREVRPKLIMTGSSAYPRAWELGPFRELADEIGAYLVCDMSHFAGLVAGKVHPDVVPFCHVVSSTTHKTLRGPRGGMLLSRETGGEIVLPGMAKPKTITDALDSWVFPGVQGGPLMHVIAAKAVAFGEALTPEFRAYAQQVVKNAAVLAQELLNLGYNLVSGGTDTHLILIDLSPKGWTGKAAEKALEKAGITVNKNMVPFDPQKPMTTSGIRVGTPAVTTRGMKETEMKAIARLIDRVLNHMDDDATLTAVRGEVADLVRQFELYPKPLVLRGA; encoded by the coding sequence ATGATTTCGCAAAAACACCTCCAAGATTCCGATCCCGAGGTTTATGCCTCGATTGACCGTGAACGCGTGCGGCAAAACACCGGCCTCGAGCTGATCGCGTCGGAAAATTTTGTGTCCACCGCCGTTCTCGAAGCGATGGGCAACGTGATGACCAACAAGTACGCGGAGGGCCTTCCCGGGCACCGCTACTATGGTGGCTGCGAGTTTGTGGACGAAGCCGAGCGCATGGCGATTGACCGTGTGTGCCGCCTGTTTGGCGCAACGTGGGCCAATGTGCAGCCGCATTCGGGCGCGCAGGCTAACATGGCGCTGTACTACACGCTGTTGAAGCCGGGCGATACCTTCATGGGCATGGACCTGGCGCACGGCGGGCACCTTACGCACGGTTCTCCGGTGAACTTCTCAGGCCGAACTTACCATGTGGTGAGCTACGGTGTCAAGAAGGAGACGGGGCGGATTGATTTTGACGCACTGGCCAAGACGGCCCGCGAAGTCCGACCCAAGCTGATTATGACGGGTTCGTCGGCATATCCGCGTGCCTGGGAATTGGGCCCGTTCCGCGAACTGGCCGACGAAATCGGCGCGTATCTGGTCTGCGATATGTCCCACTTTGCGGGGCTTGTTGCAGGTAAGGTGCATCCGGACGTCGTGCCCTTCTGCCATGTGGTCTCCTCGACGACGCATAAGACGCTGCGCGGACCGCGCGGCGGCATGCTGCTGTCCCGGGAAACCGGCGGCGAGATCGTGCTGCCGGGCATGGCCAAGCCGAAGACGATTACCGATGCCCTTGATTCGTGGGTATTCCCCGGTGTGCAGGGCGGACCGCTGATGCATGTGATCGCGGCTAAGGCCGTGGCCTTCGGCGAGGCGCTGACACCGGAGTTTAGGGCCTATGCCCAGCAGGTGGTGAAGAATGCCGCCGTGCTGGCTCAGGAACTGCTGAACCTTGGATACAATCTTGTCTCCGGGGGAACCGATACCCATTTGATCCTGATCGATCTGTCCCCCAAGGGTTGGACGGGCAAGGCGGCGGAGAAGGCTTTGGAGAAGGCGGGTATCACTGTGAACAAGAACATGGTGCCGTTTGACCCGCAGAAGCCGATGACGACCTCGGGAATTCGCGTCGGAACACCTGCAGTGACCACGCGTGGAATGAAGGAAACGGAGATGAAGGCCATTGCCCGGTTGATTGACCGGGTGCTGAACCATATGGACGATGACGCCACGCTGACCGCCGTTCGCGGCGAAGTGGCGGATCTGGTTCGGCAGTTTGAACTATACCCAAAGCCTCTGGTGCTGCGGGGAGCGTGA
- the nrdR gene encoding transcriptional regulator NrdR: MKCPFCGTDEDRVIDSRPAREGREIRRRRECSACGSRFTTYEAPEEQAAFVVKSNGGRQPFDRRKVLRGVTIACNKRPVTAEQMEQITAIIESKVHASESREVSSSLIGQWIMEALVSVDEVAYVRFASVFKRYENLDEFLSELNHMRAIAATISPEH; this comes from the coding sequence ATGAAGTGCCCGTTTTGCGGTACGGATGAGGACCGGGTAATCGATTCCCGGCCCGCACGTGAGGGCAGGGAAATACGCCGGCGCCGGGAGTGTTCCGCCTGCGGAAGCCGGTTCACGACGTATGAGGCACCGGAGGAACAGGCCGCCTTTGTGGTCAAGTCCAACGGGGGGCGTCAGCCCTTTGACCGAAGGAAGGTGCTGCGGGGGGTGACCATCGCCTGCAACAAACGCCCGGTCACCGCCGAGCAGATGGAACAGATCACGGCCATTATCGAGAGCAAGGTGCATGCGTCCGAAAGCCGGGAAGTCAGCTCGTCGCTGATTGGCCAGTGGATTATGGAAGCCCTGGTGTCGGTAGACGAAGTCGCGTATGTGCGATTTGCCTCGGTGTTCAAACGCTACGAGAACCTCGACGAATTCCTCTCCGAATTGAACCACATGCGCGCTATCGCGGCGACGATTAGTCCGGAGCATTGA
- a CDS encoding NADH-quinone oxidoreductase subunit J has translation METALFAILGLVAILAALLTITSPAPVASALYLVVTLFCVAGLYVLLAAPFVAAIQVIVYAGAVIVLILFVIMLLNLKPIEEHIPAGWKAGGIAVAVLILAAAFVSVMSGASSAVVTSQLPSEFGKVGDVGNALFAKYLYAFEVVSVLLLLAVIGAVALIRKQDAEETPDAR, from the coding sequence ATGGAAACAGCCCTTTTCGCAATCCTTGGCCTCGTCGCAATTTTGGCAGCCTTGCTGACCATTACCAGCCCCGCTCCTGTGGCGAGCGCGCTGTATTTGGTGGTAACGTTGTTTTGCGTGGCGGGGCTTTATGTTTTGCTGGCCGCCCCGTTTGTGGCGGCTATTCAGGTCATCGTGTATGCCGGGGCTGTGATTGTGCTGATTCTGTTCGTGATCATGCTGCTGAATCTCAAGCCAATCGAAGAGCATATCCCCGCCGGCTGGAAGGCCGGAGGAATTGCCGTGGCCGTACTTATTTTGGCCGCCGCCTTCGTGTCTGTAATGAGCGGTGCGTCATCGGCGGTGGTCACCAGCCAGTTGCCGTCTGAGTTCGGCAAGGTGGGAGACGTGGGTAATGCGCTGTTCGCGAAATACTTGTATGCCTTCGAAGTGGTATCGGTGCTGCTGCTATTGGCTGTCATCGGTGCGGTGGCGCTGATTCGCAAGCAGGACGCGGAGGAGACGCCCGATGCACGTTGA
- the nuoK gene encoding NADH-quinone oxidoreductase subunit NuoK, with product MHVELTHYMLLAAVLFSIGVLGVLTRKNLIVILMSVELMLNSVNLTFVSVARFRGDPMGQVLVFFVLCVAAAEVAVGLAILISIFRHRGTMNSDSVKLLKW from the coding sequence ATGCACGTTGAGCTAACCCACTACATGTTGCTCGCGGCGGTGCTGTTCTCCATTGGCGTGCTCGGAGTTCTGACCCGCAAGAACCTCATCGTTATTCTGATGTCTGTGGAACTGATGCTGAACTCGGTCAATCTGACCTTTGTCTCCGTGGCGCGGTTCCGGGGCGATCCGATGGGGCAGGTGCTGGTCTTTTTTGTTTTGTGCGTGGCGGCGGCAGAGGTGGCGGTAGGCCTGGCGATTCTGATTTCGATTTTTCGGCATCGCGGCACAATGAATAGTGATTCAGTCAAGCTGTTGAAGTGGTGA
- the nuoL gene encoding NADH-quinone oxidoreductase subunit L, translating to MLELAYLIPLFPLLGVLLNGFVMRGQSEKAIGSLAAAMIGLSFAVTAGCFIEVLGMLPAGRSFEMTLFTWIAAGKFAAPVAFLIDPLSLVMMLIVTGVSFLIHIYSIGYMHGDAGFRRFFIELNLFVFFMLLLVMGNNYLLMFVGWEGVGLSSYLLIGFWYSDEAKASAGKKAFIVNRIGDFGFLLAVFLIWTTFGNVQFSEVARAATTADPARITAICLLLFMGAVGKSAQFPLYVWLPDAMAGPTPVSALIHAATMVTAGVYMVVRSNFLYQLSPTAMTVVAIVGAATALFAATIGLVQNDIKKVLAYSTVSQLGYMFLACGVGAFTAAIFHLMTHAFFKGLLFLGSGSVIHGVGGEQDMRKMGGLKEKMPVTFATFLIGTLAIAGIPGLAGFFSKDEILWKTFSGQHYVLWIIGLSAAFCTAFYMFRLLYLTFYGSFRGPKAAEHHVHESPKVMTVPLIILAALAILGGYVGLPASLGGNDAFGHWLSTVVRTEAPVEGLELHEDVSVEYGVMAVSVIVALVGIFLAYSWYMKKSEAVKKLGETKAHDVLEHKYWVDQIYDTLISQPIVRGSDWLAHNFDLGVIDRLVNGTGTFFQGVGGVVRRGQTGVVQNYALFMGLGLLALLATFIVVALR from the coding sequence ATGCTCGAACTGGCGTATCTGATTCCCCTGTTTCCGCTGTTGGGTGTGCTGCTCAACGGTTTTGTCATGCGCGGCCAGAGCGAGAAGGCTATCGGGTCTCTGGCGGCCGCCATGATCGGTTTGAGCTTTGCCGTTACCGCCGGATGCTTTATTGAAGTCCTCGGGATGCTGCCCGCGGGGCGCTCCTTCGAGATGACCCTCTTCACCTGGATCGCGGCAGGCAAGTTCGCGGCTCCGGTGGCCTTTTTGATTGATCCCCTCTCGCTCGTGATGATGCTGATTGTCACGGGCGTTTCTTTTCTCATCCATATCTATTCCATTGGCTACATGCATGGCGACGCGGGGTTCCGGCGGTTCTTCATCGAGTTGAACCTGTTCGTGTTCTTCATGCTGCTGCTGGTAATGGGCAATAACTATTTGCTGATGTTTGTCGGATGGGAAGGCGTGGGGCTCAGTTCCTATCTGCTGATCGGGTTCTGGTACAGCGATGAGGCCAAAGCGTCGGCGGGAAAGAAGGCGTTTATCGTCAACCGCATCGGCGATTTCGGCTTTCTGCTGGCGGTTTTTCTGATTTGGACCACCTTCGGCAACGTGCAGTTTTCGGAGGTGGCCCGCGCGGCCACGACCGCGGATCCGGCGCGAATCACGGCCATCTGCCTGCTGCTGTTTATGGGCGCGGTGGGCAAGTCGGCGCAGTTCCCGCTGTATGTCTGGCTGCCGGATGCTATGGCGGGTCCGACTCCGGTGTCGGCGCTCATCCATGCGGCGACGATGGTCACCGCCGGCGTTTACATGGTGGTGCGCTCGAACTTCCTCTACCAGCTTTCGCCCACGGCGATGACGGTGGTGGCGATTGTAGGAGCGGCTACGGCGCTGTTTGCCGCGACAATTGGTCTTGTTCAAAACGATATCAAGAAGGTGCTGGCCTATTCGACGGTCAGCCAGCTCGGATATATGTTCCTTGCCTGCGGTGTGGGAGCCTTTACGGCGGCGATCTTCCACCTGATGACGCACGCCTTCTTCAAGGGCCTGCTGTTTTTGGGATCGGGATCGGTAATTCACGGCGTGGGTGGCGAACAGGATATGCGCAAGATGGGCGGGTTGAAGGAGAAGATGCCTGTCACCTTTGCCACGTTTCTGATCGGTACGCTGGCGATTGCGGGCATTCCCGGCCTGGCAGGGTTCTTCTCCAAGGATGAGATTTTGTGGAAGACGTTCAGCGGGCAGCACTATGTGCTGTGGATTATCGGTCTTTCCGCGGCGTTTTGCACGGCCTTCTATATGTTCCGCTTGCTCTATTTGACCTTCTACGGTTCCTTCCGAGGCCCCAAGGCCGCCGAACATCATGTGCATGAGTCTCCCAAAGTCATGACGGTTCCGCTGATTATTCTGGCGGCGCTGGCCATTCTGGGCGGCTATGTGGGCCTGCCGGCTTCTCTGGGCGGCAACGATGCCTTTGGCCATTGGCTGAGCACGGTGGTCCGCACCGAAGCGCCGGTGGAAGGCCTGGAACTGCACGAGGATGTGAGCGTCGAATACGGCGTGATGGCGGTCTCTGTGATCGTGGCGCTGGTGGGCATCTTCCTCGCCTATTCGTGGTACATGAAGAAGTCGGAAGCGGTCAAGAAGCTGGGCGAGACCAAGGCTCATGATGTTCTCGAGCACAAGTATTGGGTCGATCAGATTTACGACACTCTGATTTCGCAGCCGATTGTGCGGGGCTCGGACTGGCTGGCGCACAATTTCGATCTGGGAGTGATTGACCGGCTGGTGAACGGCACGGGCACCTTCTTCCAAGGGGTCGGTGGCGTGGTGCGGCGCGGACAGACCGGCGTGGTGCAGAATTATGCCCTGTTTATGGGCCTCGGACTTTTGGCGCTTCTGGCGACCTTTATCGTGGTGGCACTGAGATAA
- a CDS encoding NADH-quinone oxidoreductase subunit M — protein sequence MIISLLIAIPFLTSLVILAVPRTNAAAIRWIALFGSIAAFAASLVMYAQFTPGEAGYQMVERTPWVASLGIDWHVGVDGISLFLVMLTTLLTMLCVISSWSSIKDRIKEYHFLFLLMEAALIGVFCAMDLFVFYVMWEVQLVPMFLLIGIWGGERRIYATIKFFLFTMAGSVLMLAGILYIYFNTTDPATGHHTFNLLLATEQAKFPMEVQTWLFLAFALAFAIKVPLFPLHTWLPDAHTEAPTAGSVMLAGVLLKLGTYGFLRFCLPMFPGAATKFVPLISVLAVIGILYGALMAMIQKDIKRLVAYSSVAHLGFVMLGTFALNMEGLSGSLLQQVNHGISTGALFLLVGVIYDRRHTRLQADYGGIAKVMPVYAVLFLIVALSSIGLPGLNGFVGEFLILLGAFAAHPMYAVFATAGIIFAAVYLLWMYQRVFFGQVTHEINLGLKDVTLREGLVIGTLVALTILIGVYPDPLLSRMQPSLNLLLSHFQGAGITQTLLP from the coding sequence ATGATCATCAGCCTCCTCATCGCAATTCCCTTTTTGACGTCGCTGGTTATCCTCGCGGTTCCCCGGACGAATGCGGCCGCGATCCGCTGGATAGCGCTGTTCGGATCGATTGCCGCCTTCGCCGCATCGCTGGTGATGTATGCGCAGTTTACTCCGGGCGAAGCCGGCTACCAGATGGTAGAGCGGACGCCGTGGGTTGCTTCTCTCGGAATAGACTGGCACGTGGGCGTGGATGGCATCAGCCTGTTTCTGGTGATGCTCACGACGCTGCTCACCATGTTATGCGTCATCAGCTCATGGAGCAGCATCAAAGACCGGATCAAGGAATACCATTTCCTGTTCCTGCTGATGGAAGCGGCGTTGATCGGCGTGTTTTGCGCGATGGATCTGTTCGTCTTCTACGTAATGTGGGAAGTGCAGTTGGTGCCCATGTTCCTGCTGATCGGCATCTGGGGCGGCGAGCGGCGGATCTACGCGACCATTAAGTTCTTCCTGTTTACGATGGCCGGGTCCGTGCTGATGCTGGCCGGTATTCTGTATATCTATTTCAACACCACCGATCCGGCCACCGGGCATCACACCTTCAACTTGCTGCTGGCGACAGAGCAGGCGAAGTTCCCGATGGAGGTGCAGACATGGTTGTTCCTTGCCTTTGCGCTGGCCTTTGCGATTAAGGTTCCGCTGTTCCCGCTGCACACCTGGCTGCCGGATGCTCACACAGAAGCTCCCACCGCCGGTTCGGTGATGCTGGCGGGCGTGCTGCTGAAGCTCGGAACGTACGGCTTTTTGCGCTTCTGTCTGCCGATGTTCCCCGGCGCTGCAACGAAGTTTGTGCCGCTGATCAGCGTGCTGGCGGTGATTGGCATTCTGTATGGCGCGCTGATGGCGATGATCCAGAAGGATATCAAGCGGCTGGTTGCCTATTCCTCGGTGGCGCATCTGGGCTTTGTCATGCTCGGCACCTTTGCCCTGAATATGGAAGGTCTGTCCGGATCGCTGCTGCAGCAGGTCAACCACGGAATTTCCACCGGGGCGCTGTTCCTGCTGGTGGGTGTGATTTATGACCGGCGGCACACGCGCTTGCAGGCCGACTACGGCGGGATCGCCAAGGTGATGCCAGTGTATGCCGTGCTATTCCTGATCGTTGCCCTGTCCTCCATCGGGCTTCCCGGCCTCAACGGCTTCGTGGGTGAATTCCTGATTCTGCTCGGCGCGTTCGCGGCCCATCCGATGTATGCGGTCTTTGCCACTGCGGGAATTATTTTCGCGGCGGTCTACCTGTTGTGGATGTATCAGCGCGTCTTCTTCGGACAAGTGACGCACGAGATCAACCTCGGCTTGAAGGATGTGACGCTGCGCGAGGGTCTGGTGATCGGGACGCTCGTGGCGCTGACGATTCTGATTGGTGTGTATCCTGATCCGCTGCTGTCCCGTATGCAGCCGTCGCTGAACCTGCTGCTCAGCCATTTTCAAGGCGCGGGCATAACTCAAACGCTGTTGCCCTGA
- a CDS encoding NADH-quinone oxidoreductase subunit N has translation MNPLSTTDYLAVLPETLVVLTAVLVIVLDSAKRGRWATWVLPAWSCLGLTASAVAAIAVWGKGGTVFSGTVFADGFSSLFKVLFAVIGILTVMFSPYYLRFKSMRLGEYYALLLTAVFGMIVMVSAANLLVFFLGLETMSISLYVLAALQRADVKSAEAGMKYLILGSFSSAFFLYGVALMYATVGSVDYEAIGAFLAAGYQPNLMLVAGVALLLVGFAFKVAAVPFHFWSPDVYDGSPATVTAFMTTGPKAAAFVALIRVFGVALQPASSLWTDALTWLAILTMTVGNVVALRQSSVKRMLAYSSIAHAGYLLVGIVAGRTAFAAIGYYLIAYALMNLGAFAVIILINRKENAGYGFDEFRGIGLEHPLLGVTMVVFLLSLTGVPPTAGFFGKLYVFSAAIGSGHVGLAIVALLNSAVGAYYYLRIITLMYMNKPDGDVSFTEPASYRYALVISCVLVLLIGIFPEQLLRLVTLSAP, from the coding sequence GTGAATCCCCTTTCCACAACCGACTATTTGGCCGTACTGCCGGAGACCCTCGTGGTGTTGACGGCTGTGCTGGTGATCGTGCTGGATTCGGCCAAGCGCGGCCGCTGGGCCACGTGGGTGCTGCCTGCCTGGTCGTGTCTTGGACTGACGGCCAGCGCCGTGGCGGCGATTGCCGTGTGGGGGAAGGGCGGAACCGTGTTCAGCGGGACTGTTTTCGCCGATGGCTTCTCCTCGTTGTTCAAGGTGTTGTTCGCCGTGATCGGCATTCTGACGGTCATGTTTTCGCCGTACTATCTGCGCTTCAAGAGTATGCGGCTCGGAGAATATTATGCCCTGCTGCTGACGGCGGTCTTCGGCATGATTGTGATGGTTTCCGCGGCGAATCTGCTGGTGTTCTTTCTCGGGCTGGAGACGATGTCGATCTCGCTGTATGTTCTTGCGGCATTGCAGCGGGCGGATGTGAAGTCGGCTGAAGCCGGAATGAAATATTTGATCCTCGGATCGTTCTCGTCGGCGTTCTTCCTCTATGGTGTGGCGCTGATGTATGCGACGGTGGGATCGGTGGACTATGAAGCGATTGGCGCGTTTTTGGCCGCGGGGTATCAGCCAAATCTGATGCTGGTGGCCGGAGTGGCGCTGCTGCTGGTCGGATTTGCTTTCAAAGTGGCGGCCGTGCCGTTCCACTTCTGGTCGCCGGATGTCTACGATGGCTCGCCGGCAACGGTGACGGCCTTCATGACCACCGGGCCGAAGGCGGCGGCGTTCGTGGCCTTGATTCGGGTGTTTGGCGTGGCTCTGCAGCCGGCATCGTCCCTGTGGACAGACGCGCTCACGTGGCTGGCCATCCTGACCATGACCGTCGGCAACGTGGTGGCGCTGCGGCAAAGCAGCGTCAAGCGGATGCTGGCTTACTCCTCGATTGCGCATGCGGGCTATCTGCTGGTGGGTATTGTGGCCGGCAGAACGGCGTTTGCGGCGATTGGGTATTATCTTATAGCCTATGCCCTGATGAACCTCGGCGCGTTTGCGGTGATTATTCTGATCAACCGCAAGGAGAACGCGGGATACGGATTCGATGAGTTCCGCGGGATTGGCCTTGAGCATCCGCTGCTGGGTGTGACGATGGTGGTGTTCCTGCTCTCGCTGACGGGGGTTCCGCCGACGGCGGGTTTCTTCGGCAAGCTGTATGTGTTCTCGGCGGCCATCGGCTCGGGGCATGTAGGCCTTGCCATCGTGGCCTTGCTCAACAGCGCGGTGGGAGCTTACTACTATTTGCGGATCATCACACTGATGTATATGAACAAGCCCGACGGCGATGTGTCCTTTACCGAACCTGCATCTTATCGCTACGCGTTGGTCATATCCTGCGTACTGGTTCTGCTGATCGGCATTTTCCCGGAACAGCTTCTGAGACTGGTAACGCTGTCGGCCCCGTAA
- a CDS encoding DUF4920 domain-containing protein codes for MSRFIALAALIAFCFTLGFAADAAVAPKTFGKTVTLKEATPIAKINTEPNTFKDKDVLVSGKVINVCQGVGCWLEVEAADSSRIICKSMDESIHFPKDCAGSMVTVQGKVVVDAKASGKAEMKSEAGMAPHACPAPKVKIAIHGAELQLAASTEKKAEAAVEIKAAPKAEVKEAVKEEKKEEKKEEKKDEKK; via the coding sequence ATGTCCCGTTTTATCGCCCTCGCGGCGCTCATCGCTTTTTGCTTTACTCTGGGCTTTGCGGCTGACGCCGCCGTTGCGCCGAAGACCTTCGGCAAGACCGTCACGCTGAAGGAAGCCACCCCGATTGCCAAGATCAACACCGAACCGAATACCTTCAAAGATAAAGACGTTCTGGTCAGCGGCAAGGTTATCAATGTTTGCCAAGGCGTCGGTTGCTGGCTGGAAGTGGAAGCCGCCGACAGCTCTCGTATTATCTGCAAGAGCATGGATGAGAGCATTCATTTCCCCAAGGATTGCGCCGGTTCTATGGTTACCGTGCAGGGCAAGGTTGTTGTCGACGCCAAAGCGTCCGGTAAGGCCGAAATGAAGTCCGAAGCCGGCATGGCCCCGCACGCCTGCCCGGCCCCCAAAGTGAAGATCGCCATTCATGGCGCCGAACTGCAGCTTGCCGCCAGCACCGAGAAGAAGGCTGAAGCCGCCGTCGAAATCAAAGCAGCGCCGAAGGCCGAGGTCAAGGAAGCGGTGAAGGAAGAGAAGAAAGAGGAAAAGAAGGAAGAAAAGAAGGACGAGAAGAAGTAG
- a CDS encoding aminotransferase class I/II-fold pyridoxal phosphate-dependent enzyme yields MDSGPHISPASRTEHIQYAVRDIVVLAQQAAKSGKELLYLNIGDPNQFDFETPPHIVEAAHRAMLDNLNGYSPSSGIKSGVAAIEREAHRKGIDNVLDLFITSGASEAIEICLTALVNPGENVLLPTPGYPLYSAIQSKLEMTENPYYLDESNGWQPDLADIASRINDKTRAIILINPNNPTGSVCDEKTMRGIIDLALKHNLVIYADEIYDKLILDGGRHISIASLNKDVSCITFNGLSKSYLAPGFRIGWGIVSGREPVMHDYIEAINKLLRARLCANHPIQHAIAPALGDNQEHLKSVIAKLTRRRDITTERLNAIPGISCVPAEGAFYAFPRLHIEEPDDVWVRQLIMETGVVVVPGSGFGERPGTRHFRVVFLPTEAVLERAFTQIERFMESYLKKHAVISKAVNDSALA; encoded by the coding sequence ATGGATTCTGGACCACATATCAGCCCCGCTTCCCGCACCGAGCACATCCAGTATGCCGTGCGTGACATCGTTGTGCTTGCCCAGCAGGCCGCCAAGAGCGGCAAAGAGCTGCTGTATTTGAATATCGGCGATCCCAACCAGTTCGATTTCGAGACCCCGCCCCACATCGTCGAAGCGGCGCACCGCGCAATGCTCGACAACCTGAACGGCTATTCTCCTTCCTCGGGTATCAAATCCGGCGTGGCCGCCATTGAGCGCGAAGCGCACCGCAAAGGCATCGACAATGTGCTGGACCTGTTCATCACATCCGGTGCCAGCGAAGCCATCGAGATCTGCCTGACGGCACTCGTCAATCCCGGCGAGAATGTGCTGCTTCCCACGCCGGGCTATCCGCTTTACAGCGCCATTCAGTCCAAGCTTGAGATGACGGAGAACCCATATTACCTCGACGAGAGCAACGGCTGGCAGCCCGATCTGGCGGACATCGCCTCCCGCATCAATGATAAGACGCGGGCGATTATTCTTATCAATCCCAACAACCCCACGGGTTCGGTATGTGATGAGAAGACGATGCGCGGCATTATCGACCTCGCCCTCAAGCACAATCTCGTGATCTATGCCGATGAGATCTATGACAAGCTCATTCTGGACGGCGGCCGTCATATTTCCATCGCCTCTTTGAACAAAGATGTCTCCTGCATCACCTTCAATGGGCTTTCGAAGTCCTATCTGGCTCCCGGATTCCGCATCGGCTGGGGAATTGTCAGTGGCCGCGAACCTGTGATGCATGATTACATCGAGGCGATCAACAAACTGCTGCGCGCACGCCTCTGTGCCAACCATCCGATTCAACATGCCATTGCGCCCGCGCTGGGTGACAATCAGGAGCATCTTAAATCCGTGATTGCCAAACTCACGCGCCGCCGTGACATCACCACCGAGCGCCTGAATGCCATTCCGGGAATCTCCTGTGTACCGGCCGAGGGAGCTTTTTACGCGTTTCCGCGTCTACACATCGAAGAACCGGATGACGTCTGGGTGCGCCAGTTGATTATGGAAACCGGCGTGGTCGTGGTTCCCGGCAGCGGATTCGGTGAACGGCCCGGCACCCGCCACTTCCGCGTTGTCTTCCTCCCCACCGAAGCGGTGCTCGAAAGGGCCTTCACGCAGATCGAACGCTTCATGGAATCTTATCTGAAAAAGCACGCAGTCATCAGCAAGGCGGTTAACGATTCCGCCCTTGCCTGA
- a CDS encoding histidine triad nucleotide-binding protein: MFKKEEYHGTPQTGDAAVTSSQDEETQSSGGSEADTTSKDMNDCIFCKIISGQIPSNKILETEDVFAFRDIAPQAPQHVLILPKKHVGRLADLRESDGELAGKLLLSAAKLAHDLGMEQDGFRVVINNGEKAGQSVFHLHVHLLSGREFGWPPG; the protein is encoded by the coding sequence ATGTTCAAAAAGGAGGAGTATCATGGGACGCCACAAACCGGAGATGCAGCGGTTACATCGTCGCAAGATGAGGAAACACAAAGCAGCGGCGGCAGCGAGGCGGACACCACGAGCAAAGACATGAACGATTGTATTTTCTGTAAGATTATTTCGGGCCAGATTCCCTCGAACAAAATCCTCGAGACCGAGGACGTTTTTGCCTTCCGGGACATCGCCCCGCAGGCCCCGCAGCATGTATTGATCCTGCCGAAGAAGCATGTGGGCCGGTTAGCCGACCTTCGGGAGTCGGATGGGGAGTTGGCGGGGAAATTGCTGCTTTCCGCAGCAAAGCTGGCGCACGACCTCGGCATGGAACAGGATGGATTCCGGGTTGTGATCAATAATGGTGAGAAGGCAGGACAATCGGTCTTCCACCTGCATGTCCATCTGCTGTCCGGCCGGGAATTCGGCTGGCCTCCAGGCTAA